One genomic window of Phycisphaerales bacterium includes the following:
- a CDS encoding M14 family zinc carboxypeptidase: MKPLTPPPCRPGPLLRAAPLVLLAGLAACATQQPHATEAHPPRASEPPRAILTETPTASSIVAAERTGGVLAVDRFRIGSTASDQPIYMYRVSQGEGDPDAKPGLLIVAGIDGRHTTGPMVARELVGVLEREADLAHATAYVIPRVNRDARDRDDLGTAAPGGTRTPEDGDRDGRMDEDGPADLNGDGHSTMMRLDRAVPKYGIELTHVVDPDNPRLLRRANASKGEVATHAMLPEAADQDGDGRMGEDGVGGVDLNKNFPFRWPEFGNDSGLYPLSESESKALATWLLGRPNVMAAIVYGPHDTIINVPAASGNDQTGRVPKGLESADKELMDRLSGMYKEATGLSQANKLGLDGSFAGWSYAHLGLVTIATNPWQRPEQAKDEAEDGEADAQAEEVAPDEPPFVMIGDYKLELTQSGIQGAMAEVQSLSPEEQAERMEAFEALPAATRERIMTIAQGAPDPMAQEARPEARRPARRARGGGGGGSDDAKWLAYADEVGGGYVDWERVDHPQLGSVEVGGFVPGFKLNAPEDAVEGIVETQGEFVQQLIAMMPRLAIDDPVVEQVGEGVWRITMEIHNEGELPTRTAMGVKARRLAPLVLALDVPQDTLLSGSTINRASSIAPGGTMRAEWLVLANEGDTLNAQFRSEEFGSTDIEIEIAQTQPQGGNR; the protein is encoded by the coding sequence ATGAAGCCGCTGACACCACCGCCATGCCGACCCGGCCCGCTGCTGCGGGCCGCGCCGCTCGTGCTGCTGGCCGGGCTCGCCGCCTGCGCCACCCAGCAGCCCCACGCCACCGAAGCGCACCCGCCCCGCGCCAGCGAGCCGCCGCGCGCCATCCTCACCGAGACGCCCACGGCCTCCAGCATCGTCGCCGCCGAGCGAACCGGCGGCGTGCTCGCGGTCGATCGCTTCCGGATCGGCAGCACCGCGAGCGACCAGCCCATCTATATGTACCGCGTCAGCCAGGGCGAGGGCGACCCCGACGCCAAGCCCGGCCTGCTGATCGTCGCGGGCATCGACGGCCGGCACACCACCGGCCCGATGGTGGCCCGCGAGCTGGTCGGCGTGCTCGAGCGTGAGGCCGACCTCGCCCACGCGACGGCCTACGTCATCCCCCGCGTCAACCGCGACGCCCGCGACCGCGACGACCTGGGCACGGCTGCCCCCGGCGGCACCCGCACGCCCGAGGACGGCGACCGCGACGGCCGCATGGACGAGGACGGACCCGCCGACCTCAACGGCGACGGCCACAGCACCATGATGCGCCTCGACCGCGCGGTGCCCAAGTACGGCATCGAGCTCACCCACGTCGTCGACCCCGACAATCCCCGCCTGCTCCGCCGCGCCAACGCGAGCAAGGGCGAGGTCGCCACGCACGCGATGCTGCCCGAAGCCGCCGACCAGGACGGCGACGGCAGGATGGGCGAGGACGGCGTCGGCGGCGTCGACCTCAACAAGAACTTCCCGTTCCGCTGGCCCGAGTTCGGCAACGACAGCGGCCTCTACCCGCTCAGCGAGTCCGAGAGCAAGGCGCTGGCAACCTGGCTGCTCGGTAGGCCCAACGTCATGGCCGCCATCGTCTACGGCCCGCACGACACGATCATCAACGTGCCCGCCGCCAGCGGCAACGACCAGACCGGCCGCGTGCCCAAGGGGCTCGAGAGCGCCGACAAGGAGCTCATGGACCGCCTGAGCGGGATGTATAAGGAAGCAACCGGCCTCTCGCAGGCGAACAAGCTCGGCCTCGACGGCTCCTTCGCCGGCTGGTCGTACGCCCACCTCGGGCTGGTAACGATCGCCACCAACCCCTGGCAGCGACCCGAGCAGGCCAAGGACGAAGCCGAGGACGGCGAGGCCGACGCGCAAGCCGAAGAAGTGGCACCGGACGAGCCGCCGTTCGTCATGATCGGCGACTACAAGCTCGAGCTGACGCAGAGCGGCATCCAGGGCGCGATGGCCGAAGTCCAGTCCCTCAGCCCGGAAGAGCAGGCCGAGCGGATGGAAGCCTTCGAGGCCCTGCCCGCCGCGACGCGCGAGCGCATCATGACCATCGCCCAGGGCGCGCCCGACCCGATGGCCCAGGAAGCCCGGCCCGAGGCCAGACGCCCGGCCCGCCGCGCCCGAGGCGGTGGTGGCGGCGGCTCCGACGACGCCAAGTGGCTGGCCTACGCCGACGAGGTCGGCGGGGGCTACGTCGACTGGGAGCGCGTCGACCACCCGCAGCTCGGCAGCGTCGAGGTCGGCGGCTTCGTGCCCGGCTTCAAGCTCAACGCACCCGAAGACGCCGTCGAGGGCATCGTCGAGACCCAGGGCGAATTCGTGCAGCAGCTCATCGCCATGATGCCGCGCCTGGCCATCGACGACCCGGTCGTCGAGCAGGTCGGCGAGGGCGTGTGGCGCATCACGATGGAGATCCACAACGAGGGCGAGCTGCCCACCCGTACGGCGATGGGCGTGAAGGCTCGCCGCCTCGCACCGCTCGTACTCGCACTCGACGTGCCGCAGGACACGCTCCTGAGCGGCTCGACGATCAACCGCGCAAGCAGCATCGCGCCCGGCGGCACCATGCGGGCCGAGTGGCTCGTGCTTGCCAACGAGGGCGACACGCTGAACGCCCAGTTCCGCAGCGAAGAGTTCGGCTCGACCGACATCGAGATCGAGATCGCCCAGACGCAGCCGCAGGGAGGCAACCGATGA
- a CDS encoding CBASS cGAMP-activated phospholipase, with product MTQKFRILSLSGGGIRGVYSASFLAKLEELTGKRVADHFDLIVGTSTGGLIALGLGLGHSAADIRDFYFQHGEKIFSGRRWYQKLANPLGFRRPKHQQDELREALKKLLGEDELLRESTSRLVINAMYAEASNPRCYKTRHHADYTRDYLLPAWDVGLATSAAPVFFPAHLAIDGRYHLDGGLWANCPIVVGIAEAVGKLNQRPQDLDILQVGTCHQAVTASRWALNGGWLPYLFLGPSRLHEIIMEAQRRAAINTAGIMLGPDAIVEIDKQVERGRFGMDDTSAACLHGLRTLGETKAEERCDEVAARFLNVPAEPLGAVPASLEPEPDGASEMLAR from the coding sequence ATGACCCAGAAGTTTCGCATCCTCAGCCTCAGCGGCGGCGGCATTCGCGGCGTGTACAGCGCCTCGTTCTTGGCAAAGCTGGAAGAGCTCACTGGAAAGCGGGTGGCAGATCACTTTGACTTGATTGTGGGCACGTCAACAGGCGGGCTGATCGCGTTGGGGCTGGGTCTAGGCCACTCGGCCGCCGACATCCGCGATTTCTACTTTCAACATGGCGAGAAGATCTTCTCCGGTCGCCGCTGGTATCAGAAGCTGGCCAACCCGCTCGGCTTCCGCCGACCGAAGCACCAGCAAGACGAGCTTCGAGAAGCGCTCAAAAAGCTCCTGGGCGAAGACGAACTCCTCAGGGAATCGACCAGCCGCCTGGTCATCAACGCCATGTATGCCGAGGCCAGCAACCCACGATGCTACAAGACACGGCACCACGCCGACTACACACGCGACTACCTGCTGCCCGCGTGGGACGTCGGGCTTGCGACCTCGGCTGCGCCGGTGTTCTTTCCGGCCCATCTGGCGATCGACGGCCGCTACCACCTTGATGGTGGGCTGTGGGCCAACTGCCCGATCGTTGTCGGCATTGCCGAAGCGGTGGGCAAGCTCAACCAACGCCCGCAAGACCTCGACATCCTCCAAGTCGGGACGTGCCACCAAGCGGTCACGGCCAGCCGGTGGGCGCTCAACGGTGGATGGCTTCCGTACCTTTTTCTCGGCCCATCACGGCTGCACGAGATCATCATGGAGGCGCAGCGAAGGGCGGCGATCAACACTGCGGGAATCATGCTCGGACCCGACGCGATCGTCGAGATCGACAAGCAGGTGGAGCGTGGCAGATTCGGGATGGACGACACCAGCGCTGCTTGCCTGCATGGCCTCCGCACACTTGGCGAGACCAAAGCTGAAGAACGCTGCGACGAAGTTGCCGCACGTTTCTTAAACGTCCCCGCCGAACCCCTCGGGGCGGTGCCAGCCAGCCTTGAGCCCGAGCCGGATGGCGCGTCGGAGATGCTGGCCCGATAA
- a CDS encoding FtsX-like permease family protein, whose protein sequence is MYAAVLARKYLTTKAIPLLAALAVTLSVATELIVWSVMGGFLTMLVNEGRKTDGDLRITWEHVGFGYYDDLVDRLEADPAIAHATPMIETLAILGMPDDRPVSVRLLGVEAASYADATVYEQSLYWRPIEGGDEPVELDENGDPLLRDPRMEAQNERDLERWLAEGRTLRTPGGEPAMVTGIAATGWNWRIVPGNFYVPRITEQRLPRGGVRIDRSFLPERTVRLTVLPLGQDGAGALDLRTIEFPIANELATGNYAYDSAFALVPLEALQDLLQMGAARRIDPASNPFAVEVGPDGVERPVRPTILGESPARATDVLVRAAEGVTTAELQEAAERVYGEFADARPGEVPSIRSIAIQTYEQRNAMFIGAVQKETTLVLFIFGVVSLTSVFLVLAIFWAMVSEKTRDIGVLRAIGASGTGVAAVWVGYGLAIGIVGSALGAGLAALVVTNINPIHEWLGRALGVQVWDPNVYYFTTIPTDLDGFKFVVIVTGGIVASVVGALVPAARAAWMDPVKALRFD, encoded by the coding sequence ATGTACGCCGCCGTGCTGGCCCGAAAGTACCTGACGACCAAGGCCATCCCCCTGCTGGCGGCGCTGGCGGTCACGCTGAGCGTCGCGACCGAGCTCATCGTGTGGTCGGTCATGGGCGGGTTCCTCACGATGCTGGTCAACGAGGGCCGCAAGACCGACGGCGACCTGCGGATCACCTGGGAGCACGTGGGCTTTGGCTACTACGACGACCTGGTCGACCGCCTCGAGGCCGACCCCGCCATCGCGCACGCCACGCCCATGATCGAGACGCTGGCGATCCTGGGCATGCCCGACGATCGGCCCGTGAGCGTGCGGCTGCTGGGCGTCGAGGCGGCGAGCTACGCCGACGCGACGGTGTACGAGCAGAGCCTGTACTGGCGGCCCATCGAGGGCGGCGACGAGCCGGTGGAGCTCGACGAGAACGGCGACCCGCTGCTGCGCGACCCCAGGATGGAGGCCCAGAACGAGCGAGACCTGGAGCGCTGGCTGGCCGAGGGGCGCACGCTGCGGACGCCAGGCGGCGAGCCGGCCATGGTCACGGGCATCGCGGCGACGGGCTGGAACTGGCGGATCGTGCCGGGCAACTTCTACGTGCCGCGCATCACCGAGCAGCGGCTGCCGCGCGGGGGCGTGCGCATCGACCGGTCGTTCCTGCCCGAGCGGACCGTGCGCTTGACCGTGCTGCCGCTCGGCCAGGACGGCGCGGGCGCGCTCGACCTGCGGACCATCGAGTTTCCGATCGCCAACGAGCTGGCGACGGGCAACTATGCGTACGACTCGGCCTTCGCGCTCGTGCCGCTCGAGGCGCTGCAGGACCTCTTGCAGATGGGCGCCGCCCGTCGGATCGATCCGGCGAGCAACCCGTTCGCGGTCGAGGTCGGCCCCGACGGCGTCGAGCGCCCGGTGCGGCCGACGATCCTGGGCGAGAGCCCGGCCCGGGCGACCGACGTGCTCGTGCGCGCGGCCGAGGGCGTGACGACCGCCGAGCTGCAGGAGGCCGCCGAGCGGGTGTACGGCGAGTTTGCCGATGCACGGCCGGGCGAGGTCCCGAGCATCCGGTCGATCGCGATCCAGACCTACGAGCAGCGCAACGCGATGTTCATCGGGGCCGTGCAGAAGGAGACGACGCTGGTCCTCTTCATCTTCGGCGTGGTGAGCCTGACCAGCGTGTTCCTGGTGCTGGCGATCTTCTGGGCGATGGTGAGCGAGAAGACGCGGGATATCGGCGTGCTGCGCGCGATCGGCGCCTCGGGCACGGGCGTGGCCGCGGTCTGGGTGGGCTACGGACTGGCGATCGGCATCGTGGGCAGCGCGCTGGGCGCGGGCCTCGCGGCGCTGGTCGTCACGAACATCAACCCCATCCACGAGTGGCTCGGAAGGGCGCTTGGCGTGCAGGTGTGGGACCCCAACGTCTACTACTTCACGACGATCCCGACGGACCTGGATGGGTTCAAGTTCGTGGTGATCGTGACGGGCGGCATCGTGGCCAGCGTGGTCGGCGCGCTCGTACCTGCGGCCAGAGCCGCATGGATGGACCCCGTGAAAGCGCTGCGGTTCGACTAA
- a CDS encoding nucleotidyltransferase yields the protein MKISIERPDPGTLNDMLNRIVERIQLTDTQHNRATKVYEKVGRWLDETDSELEPYEPRIYPQGSMLLQTTVRPMGEDGEAAEYDIDLVCQLNVDADATHANTLYNRIRDRLVLHDEYGDLVEEKGRCLRLGFEDDRMHLDVIPAAPDDRAQSATGILIPDKRTWTQRKLPRDTYKETDPTGFAEWFDAQCVVREATGRSMAQASMDPAPHREPVYAKAPLRKIVQLIKHRRNQEFLGEKEMPSSILITTMAARAYRGQADLGVGLVDVLGAMDHDIKSAHPHRVAVPNPTNEDEDFADAMSDECYDRFSRMISDMRWEVVDAAGSGTQRLSIEPKLAKFAGQGVVAKAYNDLMSELNEARDDGRLVVGGGGALSIGSGASASGHGRRVRDNTFHSNG from the coding sequence ATGAAGATAAGCATCGAACGCCCCGATCCGGGCACCCTGAACGACATGCTCAACCGCATCGTCGAGCGCATCCAACTTACGGACACGCAGCACAATCGAGCCACCAAGGTCTACGAGAAGGTTGGCCGTTGGCTGGACGAGACCGATTCGGAACTCGAGCCCTACGAGCCTCGCATCTACCCCCAGGGGTCCATGCTGCTCCAAACAACGGTTCGACCGATGGGGGAGGACGGCGAGGCGGCCGAATACGACATCGATCTGGTGTGCCAGCTCAACGTCGATGCCGACGCCACGCACGCTAACACGCTCTACAACAGAATCCGCGATCGGCTTGTTCTGCACGACGAGTACGGCGATCTCGTCGAGGAGAAGGGCCGCTGCCTCCGTCTTGGTTTCGAAGACGACCGGATGCACCTGGACGTAATCCCGGCCGCCCCCGATGACCGGGCCCAGAGCGCGACGGGCATCCTGATCCCAGACAAGCGGACGTGGACGCAGCGCAAGCTGCCAAGGGACACGTATAAGGAGACCGATCCCACCGGATTTGCCGAGTGGTTCGACGCGCAATGCGTCGTACGCGAGGCCACTGGACGTTCGATGGCTCAGGCGTCCATGGACCCGGCACCGCACCGGGAGCCGGTGTACGCCAAAGCGCCGCTCCGCAAGATCGTCCAGCTCATTAAGCACAGACGCAACCAGGAGTTCCTCGGCGAGAAGGAGATGCCCTCGTCGATATTAATCACGACCATGGCCGCCCGCGCTTATAGGGGACAGGCCGACCTTGGTGTAGGACTGGTCGATGTGCTTGGCGCGATGGACCACGACATCAAGTCGGCGCACCCGCATCGCGTCGCCGTGCCCAATCCAACCAACGAAGACGAAGACTTCGCCGATGCTATGTCCGATGAGTGCTACGACCGATTCTCGCGGATGATCTCGGACATGCGCTGGGAGGTAGTCGATGCGGCAGGGTCGGGTACACAGCGCCTGAGCATCGAGCCCAAGCTCGCCAAGTTCGCCGGCCAGGGCGTGGTCGCCAAGGCGTACAACGACCTCATGAGTGAACTGAACGAGGCGCGAGACGATGGCCGGTTGGTTGTTGGCGGTGGTGGCGCGCTCTCGATCGGCTCGGGTGCCTCTGCAAGCGGGCACGGCCGGCGGGTTCGTGACAACACGTTCCACAGCAACGGATAG
- a CDS encoding FG-GAP-like repeat-containing protein, with protein MKRACRAHAAFSAVLPAVLPAVLPTVVTALAALPVLALAPSAAAQGCDLTQTFAPEVRLGVGVVPYSVAFGDLDGDGDADLATANEISDDVSVLLSNGDATFADDTLMLAGDAPIAVAIGDLDGDGDGDLAVANNASNDLSVLLNDGDATFVEDARYRVGSRPISVAIGDLDGDGDGDLAVANSGGLNASVLLNDGDGTFGPDAFYGTGVFPQSIAIGDLDADGDNDLATANREGMTASVLENNGDGTFARGVPLAVGDRPRSVAIADLDGDGDADLATANSNTNDVSVLLNRCIVLPEITAQPAPVVLLPPGGGVAEFAVGAIGSAPLSYQWRRDGVPLVDGGGVSGASTPTLTIDARAEDIASYDVVVSNPSGSAASNPAVIAVRVPCRADFTGDGVLDIFDFLAFQNAFGAGCP; from the coding sequence ATGAAGAGAGCGTGCCGCGCGCATGCCGCGTTCAGTGCCGTTTTGCCCGCCGTTTTGCCCGCCGTCCTGCCGACCGTTGTCACAGCCCTGGCGGCGCTGCCCGTGCTCGCCCTGGCGCCCAGCGCCGCGGCCCAGGGGTGCGACCTCACGCAGACCTTCGCGCCCGAGGTGCGCCTGGGCGTGGGCGTCGTGCCCTACTCGGTCGCCTTCGGCGACCTCGACGGCGACGGCGACGCCGACCTGGCCACGGCCAACGAGATCAGCGACGACGTGAGCGTGCTGCTAAGCAACGGCGACGCGACCTTCGCCGACGATACGCTGATGCTCGCCGGCGACGCGCCCATCGCGGTGGCGATCGGCGACCTGGACGGCGACGGCGACGGCGACCTGGCGGTGGCCAACAACGCCAGCAACGACCTGAGCGTGCTGCTGAACGATGGCGACGCGACGTTCGTCGAAGACGCGCGCTACCGCGTGGGCAGCCGTCCCATCTCGGTGGCGATCGGCGACCTCGATGGCGACGGCGACGGCGACCTGGCGGTGGCCAACTCGGGCGGCCTGAACGCCAGCGTGCTGCTCAACGACGGCGATGGGACGTTCGGGCCCGACGCGTTCTACGGCACCGGCGTGTTCCCGCAATCGATCGCCATCGGCGACCTGGATGCCGACGGCGACAACGACCTGGCGACCGCCAACCGGGAGGGCATGACCGCGAGCGTGCTGGAAAACAACGGCGACGGGACGTTCGCGCGCGGCGTGCCCCTGGCGGTCGGCGACCGGCCCAGGTCGGTGGCGATCGCCGACCTGGACGGCGACGGCGACGCCGACCTGGCCACGGCCAACTCCAACACCAACGACGTGAGCGTGCTGCTGAACCGGTGCATCGTGCTGCCCGAGATCACCGCGCAGCCGGCGCCCGTCGTGCTGCTGCCCCCGGGCGGGGGCGTCGCGGAGTTCGCCGTCGGCGCGATCGGCTCGGCGCCACTGAGCTACCAGTGGCGGCGCGACGGCGTGCCGCTCGTTGACGGCGGCGGCGTCTCGGGCGCCTCGACGCCCACGCTGACCATCGACGCCAGGGCCGAGGACATCGCGTCCTACGACGTGGTCGTCAGCAATCCCTCGGGCAGCGCGGCGAGCAACCCGGCGGTCATCGCCGTGCGCGTGCCGTGCCGGGCGGACTTCACCGGCGACGGCGTGCTGGACATCTTCGACTTCCTGGCGTTCCAGAACGCGTTCGGCGCCGGCTGCCCGTAG